gtccccgcatttaatcgacgcctgcGCGTTTCAAACCTGAATCACTTCGCTGGAAACAAAGCCTCGTTCCAACTGTGCTACCACCTTGGCAGTGCGGCCATATTTCCTTTCAAAAAGAGAGCCACAAtgttgcagaagtacttttatACAAAGGTAACGGGGATCATTTGCTCCTTTACCTTCTTTAGCTCATGTCTAAAATAATGGCTGCTTTTGTCATTATAACAGCCACAATAATGgttataatgattttttttgaaagtgcAGTACATGTACTACAAGTTCTAGTCTTCTTATAGGTCAACTATATTACCCTTGGGGAAATAGTGGAGCTTGGAATTTTCTCAAAAAACAAGAAGCAATGTTTGATGATTGTGCAAGCTCTTGGTGTCCATTCCTGGTGAAGAAGATTGCATGTTTTGGGCTCAAAACTAGACCAAAATGGTGCAGGCTGGGTTGGAACTCAAATCTCCTGAAGCTTGCAAGGATGTTGCAAGAAATATCCATTTCAATTCAGTGCAATGCAGATCTTGTGTCTAAGTACGATGTCGACCTAGTGCTAAGTCCGATGCTTGAGCCACTGAGACTTGAGTTTGTCCCAAATTCTAATCCCCTTTTTAGTTGGGAACAGAACTCTAATCCTGTTTGCTCGACAAGTTCTTTGTGTGGTCTATTATTGCCCAAGACATGTAGTATTGCACATATATAGCTGAGTCATCTGAAAAGAATTCTGCAATTAAATACCTAGCAGAAATATAGAATGAACCAGGTGCAAACACATTGATAAATCAACTGCAGCTCAATAGTTAGGATTGTTCTGGAGATTCAGTTCAATAAACTCGCTGCTTTCCTCCTTGAATCATGCTGCAAGTCCATTTTAAGTTCAAATCCAGATAACAGATCTGATATAGCACCCAGTTATCGACAATTTGCCAAAAGAAGAGAATGTCGGCATGAGCATCACCATACATATACATAGTTATTGATTCTCCTAACAAGACATCtaacatatggaaaatttcagagTCGAAGAAATCCAAGCCAGGGATGAATTGCCCAGGAAACACCAGACAGACATCGATCGCCAACATAACTGAGAAGTGAGACCTGCTGCTGAGACGCTGCTATGAATTACGCTGTCCCCCGCCTTTTATGATTCCCCCAACAAGGGGATGCAAGTTGGTGGAGAAGTTGAGATGATGATCCTGATGCTGGAATAAACCTCCATTAATGCTGGACACGGTTGTAACGTTGTAGCAAGTAGGTGAGCCTGTTGCACCCGTCGTGCCATTTCGCATGAGGAGGATTTCAGATCCCGGGAGGCTCCCCTCTCCACCTCCACTCAGTTGCAGCAGAGAGGACCTGGTGGCATTCTTGACTGCTGCTGGAGCTGCTTTGGTGTTTAAGAATCGCCCACCTGAACCCCTTGCTCTTTTCATAGCATTGCAGATGCTGAGACTCATGAAGGAATGGTTGAACAAGACATGCAGCAGCAGATTGTTGGAAAAGTCAAGTTAAAAAATTGTAGCATATAATAATATGCAAGGAAAATAGAAAACCAGCAGCCCTTCACATACAAAAGGGACAATGCAACTATACAATGCTTCAAAACAGACTTTATGCTACTGCAAAGAGGTATCATGGCACAAGCAAAATTTCAGTGCCTTGAGAGAAACTCATTGAAGTTTATCTCAAATTACATAGCACTTAACCTCTCGAACCTCTCagagcgcaaaaaaaaaaaaaaaagaagttggaAATGACATTATGAAGACCAGAGGATAGGACCAGCAAATGTATAATAAGCTACCTTTCAACCTTTGATGAGTTTATTCTGAGCCTCTAACTTGGCATGCAGTTGCCTCTGTTGCAGTATTCCAGGATATTGTTTTGCATTGACATAAACTGATTAGGGATGCTAGGATGACAGAAACCTTgcctctaaattttttttaaaaaaaataacgatAAAGAGGAATCGGCAGAATGAAAACAGTGCCAGAAGAATGAAACAAAATCCACaaataaagagtttataagtaCAAGTATGCACAGTCAAAGATGAGCAACTATTTTAAGTTATTGCAGCCATGTCCATTGGTCATCACACCAAAAATGCACCGATGAAACAGAACCATAGTTTGAATTGCAGATGAATGTACACATACAAGCACGCATTGACCAAAGTTTGGATTGCAAATGAAGAAACTTGCTTATGCACACGCATGCACACGCGTatagtatgcatgtatatatagtTGACGATAAATAATTAACTTTGTATAAACAGTAAAGGATGATTTTAGTTCCTTTCAAAGCACATATAAGAGAGACCACTGAGTGCCTTGCAAGCAAGAGGTTTTCCTTTAGACATGATTTAAGGGAACAAGTCTCAGATAATGAGCAAAATTAACGCCATCATAAAATTGAATAGGTAGCCATCATTAATTAATTGACGCCTTCATAAGAAAGGCAACAGACTATATTGATTGTTATTTTGGAAATCTGGGCAAAATTTTAAATACCGCAGGACCTCTAATATTTCAAATATTCATGGACTGGAAATAAAATCTCAGTACTTGTTTTTTCAGTATGTTCTTTTATTTAAAACTGAAAATTTAGATGCTACTTGTTACCTTATCCCAAACAAACATGTGGCATCAAATATCCTGTGAAGATGTAAACAAATTCCTATACTCTTCACGCGAGAacaaagaaattttcagaagacTGTTACAACGTATAACAGAAACTCAATGGTCCCAAGCATACACAATTCAAACAGGATTAAAAGGACAATTGAGAAAAAAAGCAAATCACCATGCCTAGCATGAGCATGAAAATGATCATACCATGACAATGTACATAACAAAATTTCAAAAGTAGTCGTAAATCCAGGGCAGTATCACCTTCATGAAGAACCAAACACTATTGATTAGAATAGTTAATAGAAGGAACTTGAAACATAaattccctttttcttcttgccaGGACTGTGACATGCTTTAAGAAATGTTATAAAAAACAAATAACCTTTTCTGCTCATGCTGTCTCCCCCACTCAACTTCTGCTCTTTATCACAAACAAAGATCCAGCAGTGGGCAGTAGACATATATGACGTAAGAAAGATGTGTCTAAGAGAAAGTATGGCAAGAAACAAAAATTTGTTCAAGAATACTAACCAAAGCATGTGAACCAAAAGCAGACAGAATCCCTCCATAGTATGGATCTGTATAAGGGTATGGAACGCAAGACTGCAACAGAAATAACAAAATACCAAACAGATAAATATATGCAGATATATTCAATTGCACAAACATGTGAAAAAAAAGACATTTGAAAGTCAAAATAATCAATTTTAAGTTCCACAAAAATTATGTGAACTCAAAATAGACTGGCTAAGATCAATTTTTTGAGGAAGGACAGCTGCTCCCAGAGTTAAAACTGGCTTCATATGACCTTCAACCTGCTTCTCAGAAGTTTAATTATCACCTGCATGAAAGTACAGTAACACCATCAGAGGCTTGTGCACAGGAGAGAAAGGTGAATCAGCAAGCTCGATAAATACAGATTACAGAATATTATTTTCCTGTCAAACATCATACCCCCAAAAAAGCTTCTGAATCATCTCAACTCAATCATGATTCAGAATTATACGGCagagagagaagtcactacatTGATCACAACAACTCAATTTTGcaaatttaaaaactttagatCCTGAATGCAGGATATATCTAATGTGTCTACAAAAGCAAAATGCAAAACGCATGCTTCCCTAGACAGTGCTACCACCTTACAAACAGAGAATATTACTCACCTAGAAAACAAGTTCCATCTTTTGGCCATTAACATAACTGTACCTGAAaatcaaaagcttgaaccatCAAAACTACTATACAACTTAACCTGTATATGCCTTATACCATCTCGCCCCTTGGAATGGCCACTAAATTAAAGCTGGAAATATACTGGTTCCCAAAAGTAAAATTTACAAACAAAATCACAAGAAAATGAGGATTCATTGATTGGCTAAGCAAAACACCTGAAATGTAGAGAAACTTGAAAAACAAATATAACAACCTGTATGCCTTATGCCATCTCTCACCTTGGAATGGCCAATAAATTAAAGCTGGAAATATACTGGTTCTCAAAAGTAAAATTTACAAACAAAATCGCAAGAAAATGAGGATTCTGTGATTGGCTAACCGGCTAAGCACATAACCTGAAATGTAGAGAACCTTGCAATTAAAACAAATATAACTAAAACCAATTGGGGCATAGCCAGAGCTGCTACTTCCTTCTTCATTTGGAGGTCCTAGATTTAAATCTTGTTGTTGAAGTGTTCCAGGATTTTCATCTATTGCATGTCAAATGATGCAGAGGGCTTTTGTCCCGCGGAAACTGAGTTCAATCGGTCAATTTTCAAAAAAGCAGGTGACCTGGAACCAAGTTGGCAGGAGGAAAATCCTAGAAAATAGTACTTAAAAAAGATATTTGAACACTAAACCTCCCATACAGTCACAGGACTCTCAACCACCAAGACACAAATTAAtgctattttgtttttttttttttggataaggaAAGCTATTTTGTTGTGATGGTATATTGTACTTAATTATAAAAACATTTCAATATGACTAAATGCTGTTGATTCAACTAGGTTGTGATTTAATAAACAATTCTTTCTATCAAAAGGAAAATAACCAATTCTTTTTCACCTTTTGGATATTTTCAGAACTTCACTATAGATTGTAGGGCTTGGTGCCCAAGTGGACCAAGGACCCTTGTATTTAACCTTCAAGCCTTAATGGCTGAATATTTGCATGGATAAGCTGTGCAGACTAAAGCATGAATGGACGCAGGCTGAAGCCTCCCATTCTCTATCCTTATTAAAGATAAAAGGTATATTGCAACAAGTATCTAGGTATATTTGCATGCGAAACTTGAAGTTCAAACTTAATGGTGATCAAGGAATTCGGGCAggcagaggaagaggagaggggctgcGAATCGTCCACCTAGGTTTCTCCAATTGCTGTTGCTTTCCCATCCCCCTCGTCCACCCAGTGGAGAAAGGTGGCCTCGTTGTTctccggcggcggcgggggtGGCGGCTCCTCCCCGATCGGGTAGAGGGTGCGTACGTTCGGGAGCTCGTCTTCTTTGGGCGGGAGGTTTTGTTCTGTGGGTGCGGAGGCGCCGCCATATCCGTCGACCGCGAGCACATCGCCTTGCGCGCCACCACCGCAGCTGACATCTCGGTGAAGAACCCGCCTCACTCCGCTTCGGGAAGAGCGTTCCGTTCGCTCGTTAGACTGGgcggcttctttcttttttttccccccttGCGCTCAAGTAGCCACGTGGTGAAAAATAATTGGCCTAGTCCCCACGTCACAATAAGAAAGCCCAAAAGAAAGTGCACCTACTATGGGTCGTTTCTGCCCCGTCACCATTACGTTCGCCTATGGAGACAGTGAGCAAGGCGACAGTGACCTCCAGTTGCCGGTAGCCAACCGTACGGAATCTCTAATTGTTTCTCGCTTTCCTCCGCCAATCATTTAGTTCAGCCACTGACACGTGTCAATAGGTCGGCAAGAATAAAAGGCGAAAGAAACCCATTCTACACCCAGTAAAATCATCCGATTCCGCTG
This portion of the Phoenix dactylifera cultivar Barhee BC4 chromosome 11, palm_55x_up_171113_PBpolish2nd_filt_p, whole genome shotgun sequence genome encodes:
- the LOC120112368 gene encoding uncharacterized protein LOC120112368; the protein is MSAAVVARKAMCSRSTDMAAPPHPQNKTSRPKKTSSRTYAPSTRSGRSRHPRRRRRTTRPPFSTGWTRGMGKQQQLEKPSLAFHTLIQIHTMEGFCLLLVHMLCICNAMKRARGSGGRFLNTKAAPAAVKNATRSSLLQLSGGGEGSLPGSEILLMRNGTTGATGSPTCYNVTTVSSINGGLFQHQDHHLNFSTNLHPLVGGIIKGGGQRNS